A single region of the Chitinophaga niabensis genome encodes:
- a CDS encoding bifunctional UDP-3-O-[3-hydroxymyristoyl] N-acetylglucosamine deacetylase/3-hydroxyacyl-ACP dehydratase, producing MMENQQQNQQTLKGPVTISGVGLHTGSHVNMTLKPAMPGFGIKFQRIDLPDQPIVKADVDYVVDTARGTTLEHNGARVSTVEHILAALVGMGVDNVLIELNGPEIPIMDGSSMPFIEIIEEVGIQEQDAKKVYYSIDTNINYYDDVKKVEMVALPAIDYRITALIDFNSQVLGTQHANLKSLADFKKEIAPCRTFVFLHELEYLLANNLIKGGDINNAIVVVDKQMTEAELARLATAFGRDTISVQREGILNNAQLHFPNEPARHKLLDIVGDLALIGFPIKAHIIANRPGHASNVEFARKIKAYIKKNKHNKDVPIYDPNQPAIFDIRRIEKTLPHRYPMLLVDKIIELSDTRVVGIKNVTFNEHFFQGHFPGNPVMPGVLQCEALAQVGGILALNPLPDPENYDTYFLKIDNCKFKQKVLPGDTMILKMELLSPIRRGLVEMRGTVFIGNKVATEADMVAQIVKREGK from the coding sequence ATGATGGAAAATCAGCAGCAGAACCAACAAACCCTAAAAGGCCCCGTAACCATTTCGGGTGTTGGTTTGCATACAGGATCGCACGTGAATATGACCCTTAAGCCGGCTATGCCCGGCTTTGGTATTAAATTCCAACGCATTGACCTTCCGGATCAACCGATCGTGAAAGCTGATGTGGATTATGTGGTAGATACTGCCCGGGGTACAACACTGGAGCATAATGGCGCCCGTGTAAGCACTGTGGAACACATCCTGGCTGCTCTCGTAGGTATGGGTGTAGATAACGTACTGATAGAACTGAACGGTCCCGAGATCCCCATCATGGATGGAAGCTCCATGCCCTTTATTGAGATCATAGAAGAAGTAGGCATACAGGAACAGGATGCTAAAAAGGTATATTACTCCATCGATACCAATATCAACTATTATGATGATGTAAAGAAGGTAGAAATGGTAGCCCTCCCTGCTATTGACTATCGCATCACTGCACTGATAGACTTCAACTCCCAGGTACTGGGTACCCAGCACGCCAATCTTAAAAGCCTGGCTGATTTCAAAAAGGAAATAGCACCCTGCCGCACTTTCGTTTTCCTGCATGAACTGGAATACCTGCTCGCAAATAACCTAATCAAAGGCGGAGACATCAACAACGCCATTGTTGTGGTAGATAAGCAAATGACAGAAGCAGAACTGGCCCGCCTGGCTACTGCTTTTGGACGTGATACGATCTCTGTACAAAGAGAAGGTATCCTCAACAACGCACAACTGCACTTCCCCAATGAACCGGCCCGCCATAAGCTGCTGGACATTGTGGGAGATCTTGCCCTGATCGGTTTCCCTATCAAGGCACATATCATTGCTAACCGTCCCGGTCATGCCTCCAATGTGGAGTTTGCCCGGAAGATCAAAGCATACATCAAAAAGAACAAGCACAATAAGGACGTTCCTATTTACGATCCTAATCAACCTGCTATCTTTGATATCCGCCGTATCGAAAAAACCTTGCCCCACCGCTACCCTATGCTGTTGGTAGACAAGATCATTGAACTGAGCGACACCCGTGTGGTTGGTATCAAGAATGTTACTTTTAACGAACATTTTTTCCAGGGGCACTTTCCCGGAAATCCCGTGATGCCGGGTGTATTGCAATGTGAGGCGCTGGCACAGGTGGGTGGTATCCTGGCACTGAACCCTTTACCGGACCCGGAAAACTATGATACCTATTTTCTGAAGATCGATAATTGTAAATTCAAACAAAAGGTATTACCCGGTGATACCATGATCCTGAAGATGGAGCTGTTAAGCCCCATCCGCAGAGGTCTCGTTGAAATGCGCGGTACGGTATTCATTGGCAACAAAGTAGCTACAGAAGCTGACATGGTTGCCCAAATTGTTAAACGCGAAGGAAAATAA
- the porX gene encoding T9SS response regulator signal transducer PorX — MNQINILWVDDEIESLKSQIIFLENKGYKVSALTNGYDALEFLKENIVDVVLLDESMPGITGLETLGKIKEINQQIPIVMITKNEAENVMDDAIGSQITDYLIKPVNPNQVLLSLKKIIDNKRLVAEKTTTAYQQQFRTLFMALNDNPDHAEWAEIYKKLVYWEMEMSKSDSPEMMEILHSQKAEANAEFAKFIARNYSSWMQPKAKDAPVMSHTLFAQKVVPNLDPNVPNFFILIDNLRYDQWKVIQPIFAESFRLIDEETIYSILPTSTQYSRNAIFAGMLPIDIEAKFPQEWRNDDEEGGKNLHEEYFLKEQLARLKMDPRFSYTKVTNHADGQHMVNNIHNLLDFPLNVIVYNFVDMLSHARTEMEVLKELAADEIAYRSITASWFEHSPLYQALKRIADKKVNLIIATDHGSVRVKNPVKVIGDKQTTTNLRYKHGRNLNYDPKEVLAFRDPKEAGLPRPNVNSSYIFAREDGYLCYPNNYNYFVNYYRNTFQHGGISLEEMIVPVARMVSK, encoded by the coding sequence ATGAACCAAATCAACATACTCTGGGTAGATGATGAAATAGAATCTTTGAAATCGCAGATCATTTTCCTCGAAAACAAAGGCTATAAAGTTTCCGCCCTCACAAACGGCTATGATGCCCTGGAGTTCCTCAAAGAAAATATCGTAGATGTAGTGCTGCTCGACGAATCCATGCCCGGGATCACCGGCCTGGAAACTTTGGGTAAGATCAAGGAGATCAACCAGCAGATCCCCATCGTGATGATCACGAAGAATGAGGCGGAGAACGTGATGGACGATGCCATTGGCTCCCAGATCACGGATTACCTGATCAAACCCGTGAACCCGAACCAGGTATTGCTTTCCCTTAAAAAGATCATAGACAATAAAAGGCTGGTGGCTGAAAAGACCACCACGGCCTATCAGCAGCAGTTTCGCACTTTGTTCATGGCCCTGAACGATAACCCGGACCATGCCGAATGGGCCGAGATCTATAAAAAGCTGGTGTACTGGGAAATGGAAATGAGCAAAAGCGACAGCCCGGAAATGATGGAAATACTGCATTCCCAGAAAGCTGAAGCCAACGCGGAATTTGCCAAGTTCATTGCCCGCAACTACAGCAGCTGGATGCAGCCAAAAGCAAAAGATGCTCCTGTTATGAGCCATACTTTGTTTGCACAGAAAGTGGTGCCCAACCTGGACCCCAATGTGCCTAACTTCTTCATTCTGATAGACAATCTGCGGTACGACCAGTGGAAAGTGATCCAGCCTATTTTCGCAGAATCCTTCCGCCTGATAGACGAAGAAACTATTTACAGTATTCTCCCCACTTCCACGCAATATAGCCGCAATGCCATATTTGCAGGGATGTTACCCATAGATATCGAAGCCAAATTTCCCCAGGAATGGCGGAATGATGATGAGGAGGGAGGAAAGAACCTGCATGAAGAATATTTTCTGAAAGAGCAGCTGGCACGCCTGAAAATGGACCCGCGGTTCTCTTATACCAAAGTGACCAACCATGCGGACGGGCAGCATATGGTGAATAACATCCATAATCTGCTGGATTTTCCGCTGAATGTGATCGTTTATAATTTTGTGGACATGCTCAGCCATGCCCGTACGGAGATGGAAGTACTCAAAGAACTGGCAGCAGATGAAATTGCCTACCGTTCCATTACAGCCAGCTGGTTTGAACATTCCCCGCTGTACCAGGCTTTAAAACGGATAGCGGATAAAAAGGTGAACCTTATCATTGCCACAGACCACGGCAGCGTAAGGGTGAAAAACCCGGTAAAAGTGATCGGGGATAAGCAGACCACCACCAATCTGCGCTATAAACACGGCCGCAACTTAAACTACGATCCAAAAGAGGTGCTGGCCTTCCGTGATCCTAAGGAAGCGGGCCTGCCGAGGCCAAATGTCAATTCTTCTTATATCTTTGCGCGCGAAGACGGGTATCTTTGCTATCCCAACAATTATAATTATTTCGTGAACTATTACCGCAATACATTCCAGCACGGCGGCATTTCCCTGGAAGAAATGATCGTTCCGGTGGCCCGGATGGTGAGTAAATAG
- the lpxD gene encoding UDP-3-O-(3-hydroxymyristoyl)glucosamine N-acyltransferase: MQFSALQLATILNGKLEGDPEVKVHNIAKIEEAGDGMLSFIANPKYEEFLYTTQASILVVNDSLEIEGTIKPTLIRVKDAYSSFALLLEKYQQMVGAGAKTGIQQPSHVPATVKMGQNVFIGAFAYLGENVVLGDNVKIYPGVYLGDNVKINSGSVLYPGVKVYDNCVLGNRVILHAGCVIGGDGFGFAPQADGTYKKVPQVGNVVIHDDVEIGANTTIDRATMGSTIIHSGVKLDNLIQIAHNVEIGSSTVIAAQTGVSGSTKIGKNCVIGGQVGIVGHIQIADGTKINAQSGLSKSITSPNTSLTGSPAYDYKSSLKSQAIFRNLPDLEKRVKELEEMVKQLLSEKEGV; the protein is encoded by the coding sequence ATGCAATTTAGCGCATTACAGCTGGCTACCATCCTGAATGGGAAGCTGGAAGGAGACCCGGAAGTGAAGGTGCACAATATCGCCAAGATCGAAGAGGCAGGGGATGGCATGCTGAGTTTTATTGCCAATCCCAAATATGAGGAATTCCTTTACACAACCCAGGCGTCTATCCTGGTGGTAAACGATTCCCTGGAGATCGAAGGCACTATTAAGCCCACACTGATCAGGGTAAAGGATGCTTACAGCTCCTTTGCGTTGCTGCTGGAGAAATACCAGCAAATGGTAGGTGCTGGTGCAAAAACCGGCATTCAGCAACCATCCCACGTGCCTGCTACCGTTAAAATGGGGCAGAACGTGTTCATTGGCGCTTTTGCTTACCTCGGCGAAAACGTAGTGCTTGGAGATAATGTGAAGATCTACCCCGGCGTATACCTGGGAGACAATGTGAAGATCAATAGTGGCTCCGTACTTTACCCCGGTGTAAAGGTCTATGATAATTGCGTACTGGGTAACCGTGTGATCCTGCATGCAGGTTGTGTAATAGGCGGTGATGGATTTGGATTCGCTCCCCAGGCAGATGGTACTTATAAAAAAGTACCACAGGTGGGCAACGTAGTGATCCACGACGATGTAGAAATTGGCGCCAATACTACTATAGACAGGGCCACCATGGGTTCTACCATTATTCATTCAGGCGTAAAGCTGGATAACCTCATCCAGATAGCTCATAACGTGGAAATAGGCAGCAGCACTGTAATTGCTGCACAAACAGGCGTTTCCGGAAGTACCAAGATCGGTAAGAATTGTGTGATCGGAGGGCAGGTTGGCATTGTTGGGCACATCCAGATTGCGGATGGCACAAAGATCAATGCGCAAAGCGGCCTTTCTAAATCAATAACCTCTCCCAACACGTCTTTGACCGGTTCCCCGGCATATGATTATAAAAGTTCACTGAAAAGTCAGGCAATTTTTAGAAATTTGCCCGATCTTGAAAAGCGGGTGAAGGAGTTGGAGGAGATGGTGAAACAACTGTTATCTGAAAAAGAAGGGGTATAA
- a CDS encoding MBL fold metallo-hydrolase yields MKVTFLGTGTSQGVPVIACPCKICASHDPRDKRLRSSILIASDAGNIVVDTTPDFRYQMLRAQVKHLEAVLITHSHKDHIAGMDDIRAFNYFQQQPIDIYASDFSQNVIIREFSYAFADFKYPGIPEMNLRTIMDDPFVINGLQFIPINVMHHKMPVLGFRFGDFTYITDANYIAPEEKEKIKGSKVLVLNALRREQHISHFTLDEAIALGKELQIPQVYFTHISHQLGLHAEVNPTLPEGMALAYDGLEVDL; encoded by the coding sequence TTGAAAGTTACATTCCTCGGAACGGGCACTTCACAAGGCGTACCGGTTATTGCCTGCCCCTGTAAAATATGTGCATCTCATGATCCGCGCGACAAACGGTTGCGCAGCAGCATCCTGATTGCCTCAGACGCAGGGAATATTGTAGTGGATACCACACCCGATTTCCGTTACCAGATGTTACGCGCACAGGTAAAACACCTGGAAGCCGTATTGATCACACATTCTCATAAAGACCATATTGCCGGGATGGACGACATCCGGGCATTCAATTATTTTCAGCAACAACCCATTGATATCTATGCATCGGACTTTTCACAGAATGTGATCATTCGTGAATTTTCTTATGCTTTCGCCGATTTTAAATACCCCGGCATACCGGAAATGAACCTTCGCACCATTATGGACGATCCTTTTGTGATCAATGGCCTGCAGTTCATTCCCATCAATGTGATGCACCATAAAATGCCGGTACTGGGCTTCCGCTTCGGTGATTTTACTTACATCACGGATGCTAATTACATAGCGCCGGAAGAAAAAGAAAAGATCAAAGGCTCAAAGGTATTAGTGCTGAATGCGCTCCGCCGGGAGCAGCATATCTCCCATTTCACCCTGGACGAAGCTATTGCGCTGGGAAAAGAATTACAGATACCCCAGGTGTATTTCACGCACATCAGCCACCAGCTTGGCCTGCATGCAGAAGTAAACCCCACGCTGCCGGAGGGGATGGCACTGGCATATGATGGGCTGGAAGTGGATTTGTAA
- a CDS encoding DUF5000 domain-containing lipoprotein: protein MNRRHILILLLGLFLWSSCKEKGQLIYLDDSAPAPAPVTDVTVIQTAGGAKLHYKIPSDKNLLYVKAVYDIQPGVLRESKTSLFKDTLILEGFGDVKPHDVKIYSVGRNKKESAPVSATVTPLEPPVHSVFATLTLKETFGGASVTFQNPNEASLAIVLMRDTTGRGDWTDVTTYYTASPKGAFSARGFDTIPIKFATYVRDRWNNKSDTLTLTLKPIFETKLDRLGFKEVSLPTDVNIGHVFSNLSPRNISFLFNNIWGTANTNDCFHTRPNEPKMPQWFTFDIGAESNLSRFKLYHRGGTSGFYRGGDPKRFEIWGSNSPNTNGDFDASWTLLATFQSVKPSGSPLGTNTSEDEAFAVTNGEDFEFPPGTPSVRYIRFKTLETWGLFQYIYISELVFWGAKK, encoded by the coding sequence ATGAACAGGCGTCACATTCTTATACTATTACTGGGACTTTTCCTCTGGTCCTCCTGTAAGGAAAAAGGCCAGCTTATATACCTGGACGACAGTGCTCCTGCTCCTGCCCCGGTGACAGATGTTACTGTTATTCAGACAGCCGGCGGAGCCAAGCTGCATTACAAGATTCCTTCGGATAAAAACCTGCTTTATGTAAAAGCAGTGTATGATATCCAGCCAGGTGTATTAAGAGAAAGTAAAACTTCCCTTTTCAAAGACACGCTGATATTGGAAGGTTTTGGAGACGTAAAACCACATGATGTGAAAATATATTCCGTTGGCCGGAATAAAAAGGAATCCGCTCCCGTAAGTGCTACAGTTACACCCTTGGAACCTCCGGTGCATTCTGTATTTGCTACGCTCACGTTAAAAGAAACATTTGGCGGTGCTTCCGTTACATTTCAAAATCCTAACGAAGCCTCACTGGCCATTGTGCTGATGAGAGATACCACAGGAAGAGGAGATTGGACGGATGTAACTACCTATTACACGGCATCCCCCAAAGGAGCTTTCTCTGCACGCGGGTTTGATACCATTCCCATTAAGTTTGCCACGTATGTACGGGACCGTTGGAATAATAAGTCAGATACGCTTACCCTTACGCTCAAACCTATTTTTGAGACAAAACTGGACAGGCTTGGTTTCAAGGAAGTATCACTGCCTACAGACGTAAATATTGGCCACGTTTTCTCCAACCTGAGCCCACGTAACATCAGCTTTTTATTCAACAATATCTGGGGAACTGCCAATACCAATGATTGCTTCCACACAAGACCCAATGAACCTAAAATGCCGCAATGGTTTACTTTTGACATTGGTGCAGAAAGTAACCTGAGCCGGTTTAAACTCTATCATCGTGGAGGAACCAGCGGCTTCTACCGCGGAGGAGATCCAAAGAGATTCGAAATATGGGGTAGCAACAGCCCGAACACAAATGGCGACTTTGATGCCAGCTGGACATTATTAGCCACTTTCCAATCCGTAAAACCTTCCGGTTCTCCGCTAGGCACTAATACCAGCGAAGACGAAGCATTTGCCGTAACCAACGGAGAAGACTTTGAATTCCCTCCGGGTACACCATCCGTAAGGTATATCCGTTTCAAAACACTTGAAACATGGGGGCTGTTCCAGTATATCTATATTTCAGAACTGGTATTCTGGGGTGCTAAAAAGTAA
- a CDS encoding DUF4998 domain-containing protein, producing MQKYPVCRLLLPALLAVLFISCSKMDATYKDYVVPNGITYVGRADSINVYPGRSRIKLTWLRGTDPKTTQAVVYWNNKADSLVFPVPQKNPKDTVSVMLTNMQENTYTFNIYTMDADKNRSIRVDVQGTVYNTVYESVILSRPIGSVAIAGDDVTLNWLAGDTASFSTEINYVDIAGVAKRTYIAANETSILLEDVREGSSVTFRSLYKPSPLSLDTFYTAYTSRPLNMAIAKPVKQSSSTATTLVDGNLTTFWQPLAADRTDDKKVWVTVDLKAPKAFNQVKHYWTVGNTLIQSYKVLASNDEAIWETLYEKTSAPALTEDANFNTVTRRYVRLEFTIKTDGNLNVTEFEVYNKQ from the coding sequence ATGCAAAAATATCCTGTATGCCGCCTGCTGCTACCAGCATTGCTGGCCGTACTGTTCATATCCTGCAGTAAAATGGATGCTACCTACAAAGACTATGTAGTACCCAATGGTATTACCTATGTTGGAAGGGCTGACTCCATAAATGTGTACCCTGGCAGGAGTAGGATTAAACTAACATGGTTACGCGGCACCGATCCTAAAACCACTCAGGCAGTAGTTTACTGGAACAATAAAGCGGATTCCCTTGTTTTTCCTGTTCCGCAAAAAAATCCAAAGGATACCGTAAGCGTAATGCTCACCAATATGCAGGAGAATACCTACACATTCAACATCTACACAATGGATGCGGACAAAAACAGGTCTATCCGCGTAGATGTACAGGGTACGGTATATAATACCGTATATGAGTCCGTTATCCTCTCCCGCCCCATTGGCTCTGTTGCCATTGCCGGAGATGATGTAACATTGAACTGGCTTGCCGGAGATACGGCGTCCTTCAGCACTGAGATCAATTATGTGGACATTGCAGGCGTTGCGAAACGTACCTACATTGCCGCTAACGAAACTTCAATATTGCTGGAAGATGTACGGGAAGGTTCTTCCGTAACTTTCCGTTCTCTTTACAAACCATCTCCGCTTAGCCTGGATACTTTCTATACAGCCTATACTTCCAGGCCATTGAATATGGCAATTGCCAAACCGGTGAAACAAAGTTCATCCACTGCCACAACATTGGTGGATGGCAATCTCACTACTTTCTGGCAGCCATTGGCAGCAGACCGGACGGATGATAAAAAGGTATGGGTAACTGTAGATCTGAAAGCCCCTAAAGCTTTCAACCAGGTAAAACATTACTGGACGGTAGGGAATACTTTAATACAGAGCTATAAGGTGCTTGCCTCAAATGATGAGGCCATCTGGGAAACGCTGTATGAGAAAACATCAGCACCCGCTCTTACAGAAGACGCCAACTTTAATACTGTAACACGGCGTTACGTGAGGCTGGAATTCACCATCAAAACAGATGGTAACCTCAATGTGACGGAATTTGAAGTTTACAACAAACAATAG
- a CDS encoding acyl-CoA dehydrogenase family protein — protein sequence MNFQPTEMQQQIAQVIRDFGKTHMQPHHILEWDETQSFPVELFKKLGELGLMGVLVPEQYGGSGLGYLEYVTVVSEVSRICGAIGLSVAAHNSLCTGHILQFANEEQKQKYLPKLATAEWIGAWGLTEPNTGSDAMNMKCVARKEGNEWVINGTKCWITHGKSGDVAVVIARTGEVRDSRGMSAFIVERGTPGFSGGKKENKLGMRASETAEMIFDNCRIPAENLLGKEGEGFIQSMKVLDGGRISIAALSLGIAKGAYDAALKYSQERYQFDQPIANFQGISFKLADMHTNIAAAELLTLQAADMKNKHLPMTKQAAMAKYYASEVAVSTANDAVQIFGGYGYTKDFPVEKYYRDAKLCTIGEGTSEIQKIVIAREALKQ from the coding sequence ATGAACTTTCAGCCAACGGAAATGCAACAACAGATTGCGCAAGTGATCCGCGATTTCGGTAAAACACATATGCAACCTCACCATATCCTGGAATGGGATGAAACACAATCCTTTCCGGTAGAACTATTCAAAAAACTGGGTGAACTGGGCCTGATGGGCGTATTGGTACCAGAACAATACGGCGGTTCCGGGCTGGGTTATCTTGAATACGTTACAGTAGTAAGTGAGGTGTCACGCATCTGTGGCGCTATCGGATTAAGTGTGGCCGCACATAATTCACTGTGCACGGGGCACATTCTCCAATTTGCAAATGAAGAACAAAAACAGAAATATCTTCCCAAACTGGCTACAGCAGAATGGATCGGCGCATGGGGCCTGACGGAACCCAATACCGGCTCTGATGCCATGAACATGAAATGTGTGGCACGTAAAGAAGGAAATGAATGGGTGATCAATGGTACCAAATGCTGGATCACACACGGAAAAAGCGGGGATGTGGCTGTGGTGATAGCCCGTACGGGAGAAGTAAGGGATAGCCGTGGTATGAGTGCTTTTATCGTAGAAAGAGGCACACCTGGTTTTAGCGGTGGTAAGAAGGAAAATAAATTGGGCATGCGCGCTTCTGAAACCGCAGAGATGATCTTCGACAATTGCCGTATTCCTGCAGAGAACCTGTTGGGCAAAGAAGGAGAAGGCTTTATTCAATCCATGAAAGTACTGGATGGCGGGCGTATTTCCATCGCTGCTTTATCCCTGGGTATTGCCAAGGGTGCTTATGATGCCGCATTAAAATATTCACAGGAACGTTATCAGTTTGATCAGCCGATTGCCAACTTCCAGGGCATCTCTTTTAAGCTGGCAGATATGCACACAAATATTGCCGCTGCGGAATTACTTACCCTGCAGGCAGCGGATATGAAGAATAAACATCTGCCTATGACCAAACAGGCTGCCATGGCAAAGTACTATGCTTCTGAAGTGGCGGTAAGCACAGCAAATGATGCGGTGCAGATCTTTGGGGGCTATGGTTATACAAAGGATTTTCCGGTAGAGAAATATTATCGGGATGCGAAGTTGTGTACGATAGGGGAAGGTACTTCGGAGATACAAAAGATAGTAATAGCGCGGGAAGCGCTGAAGCAATAA
- a CDS encoding ComEA family DNA-binding protein, whose product MLKEFFTFSRRERTGIACLLSLIVLLWCVPIAWSYFRSDIAFTDTTGFHAAARQLHEMMKDTVAERPQFRHRTFSKRDSFPRFVRKTLVVDINTADSLLWEQLPGIGPVLARRIIYFRERLGGFHSIAQVGETYGLADSVFNKIQPLLRLGDVSLRKIDLNETDEKSLADHPYINTKLARVIIRYRNSHGPFSQVEGLKGIALVDDSIYRKLEKYLVVN is encoded by the coding sequence GTGTTAAAAGAATTTTTCACTTTTTCCCGCCGTGAGCGTACAGGAATTGCCTGTTTGTTAAGCCTGATAGTACTGCTCTGGTGTGTACCAATTGCCTGGTCTTATTTCCGTTCGGATATTGCTTTTACAGATACAACAGGGTTTCATGCTGCTGCAAGGCAATTGCATGAGATGATGAAGGATACGGTTGCTGAAAGGCCGCAGTTCCGGCATAGGACTTTTTCTAAAAGGGATAGCTTCCCCCGGTTTGTTCGCAAGACATTGGTAGTGGATATTAATACTGCGGACTCCTTACTATGGGAACAGTTACCCGGCATCGGACCCGTACTGGCCAGGAGGATCATATACTTCCGGGAGCGGCTGGGGGGCTTTCATTCCATTGCCCAGGTGGGAGAAACCTATGGTTTGGCGGATTCTGTATTTAATAAAATTCAACCGTTGTTACGGCTGGGTGATGTTTCACTAAGAAAGATCGATCTCAATGAGACAGATGAAAAATCTTTGGCCGATCATCCATACATCAACACGAAACTGGCCCGTGTGATCATAAGATATCGCAATAGCCACGGGCCTTTCAGCCAGGTGGAGGGCCTTAAAGGTATCGCTTTGGTGGATGACTCTATTTATCGTAAACTTGAAAAATACTTAGTGGTCAATTAA
- a CDS encoding HD domain-containing protein, with translation MTDRKRKIVNDPVHGFITIDHPLIFSIISHPCYQRLRRIHQMAMAHLVYPGAMHTRFHHSMGAYHLMSCALTELKAKGVDITEEEEVAAKMAILLHDIGHGPYSHALEHTLVEGVSHEEISQLLMQRLNREMNGALDLTLKIFNDKYHKKFLHQLVSSQLDVDRLDYLSRDSFYTGVSEGVISYDRIIKMLTVYNGELMVEEKGINSIEKFIVARRLMYWQVYLHKTVLSAENMLVQILHRAKSLAIKGEELFCSPALHYFLYNKIGRVEFEGDEKCLTKFCLLDDYDIMGAIKVWCQHPDKVLSLLCQWLVNRELFKVTLSNEPFDASRVEDLKEKVKQRWDLTNEEAEYLVFTDTASLKAYDSIDEKINILFKDGTVRDISSVDNALVSQTLARPIKKFYICHPKF, from the coding sequence ATGACTGACCGCAAACGAAAGATTGTGAACGACCCTGTCCACGGGTTCATTACCATCGATCATCCATTGATATTCAGCATTATCTCTCATCCCTGTTACCAGCGATTACGCCGGATCCACCAGATGGCAATGGCGCACCTGGTGTACCCCGGAGCTATGCATACCCGCTTTCATCACAGTATGGGCGCTTACCATTTGATGAGCTGCGCCCTCACCGAACTTAAGGCTAAAGGGGTGGATATTACGGAAGAAGAGGAAGTTGCCGCTAAAATGGCCATATTATTGCATGACATAGGACACGGTCCTTACTCCCATGCTTTAGAGCATACCCTCGTGGAAGGCGTATCACATGAAGAGATCTCTCAATTGTTAATGCAGCGCCTGAACCGGGAAATGAACGGAGCACTGGACCTCACATTAAAGATCTTTAACGACAAGTATCATAAAAAATTCCTGCATCAATTGGTTTCCAGCCAGTTGGATGTAGATAGATTAGATTACCTCAGCAGGGACAGCTTTTATACAGGAGTTTCCGAAGGGGTGATCAGCTACGACAGGATCATAAAAATGCTCACCGTATATAATGGTGAGCTGATGGTAGAAGAGAAAGGCATTAATTCCATAGAAAAGTTCATCGTTGCCCGCAGGCTGATGTACTGGCAGGTGTACCTTCACAAAACCGTATTAAGTGCGGAAAACATGCTGGTACAGATCCTTCACCGGGCTAAATCACTGGCTATCAAGGGAGAAGAACTTTTTTGCTCGCCGGCCCTTCACTATTTCTTATATAATAAGATAGGCAGGGTGGAATTTGAGGGGGATGAAAAATGCCTTACAAAATTCTGTTTATTAGATGACTATGATATTATGGGGGCCATTAAAGTATGGTGCCAACACCCGGATAAGGTCCTGAGCCTGCTATGCCAATGGCTGGTAAACAGGGAGTTATTCAAAGTCACCCTCAGCAATGAGCCATTTGACGCCAGCCGGGTGGAAGATCTGAAAGAAAAAGTGAAGCAAAGGTGGGATTTGACCAATGAAGAGGCAGAATACCTGGTATTTACGGATACTGCCAGTCTAAAAGCCTATGACTCAATCGATGAAAAGATCAATATTCTATTTAAAGATGGCACCGTGAGAGATATTTCTTCGGTAGATAATGCCCTTGTGTCGCAAACATTGGCACGACCGATAAAAAAATTCTACATTTGTCATCCAAAATTCTAG